The Mustelus asterias chromosome 18, sMusAst1.hap1.1, whole genome shotgun sequence genome has a window encoding:
- the LOC144507301 gene encoding uncharacterized protein LOC144507301 isoform X2, giving the protein MLSDELESRPELLVQFVQNTFIPLGKGFEEPEQGAVQSLPPSKASENALDKQAPASGNSSAPDPAVPIRAEAPDARSATAPSENADGSTPWYLRVQELAHDSLVAATRAELVKDSKGETTNNSDASSRKEDLTPDQPHAPPPSEKTLKCCYDGCSRTFLWHAHLKYHLKTHKNDRSFTCPKEGCGKSFYVLQRLKVHMRTHNGEKPYVCPEADCGKKFTTAGNLKNHMRIHTGEKPFVCEAGSCGRCFTEYSSLRKHMVIHSANSQADTGAANEPELPAGLPVATPPVALPSSLEAQPLVLPHSILGAEEEVLPENSPSVSCTATTASVVVLPQPHHLVTIATAGHPYEEVVTVIIQ; this is encoded by the exons ATGTTGTCAGATGAACTAGAATCCAGACCTGAA TTGCTGGTACAGTTTGTCCAGAATACCTTTATACCCTTAGGCAAAGGGTTCGAGGAGCCAGAACAGGGTGCTGTCCAAAGTCTGCCTCCGAGCAAAGCCAGTGAGAACGCGTTAGACAAGCAAGCCCCAGCCTCAG GTAATTCCTCTGCCCCTGACCCTGCGGTGCCAATTCGAGCTGAGGCACCTGATGCCAGGAGCGCAACTGCTCCCAGTGAAAACGCAGATGGGAGCACTCCGTGGTATCTCCGAGTACAGGAGTTGGCGCACGACAGTCTTGTAGCTGCAACCAGGGCAGAACTGGTGAAGGATTCCAAAG GAGAGACTACAAACAACAGTGACGCATCCAGCCGTAAAGAAGACCTGACACCTGACCAGCCGCACGCCCCTCCACCCAGCGAGAAGACCCTGAAGTGTTGTTACGATGGATGTAGCAGGACGTTCCTCTGGCACGCGCACCTGAAATATCACCTGAAAACACACAA GAACGATCGCTCCTTCACCTGTCCAAAGGAGGGATGCGGGAAGAGTTTCTACGTGCTTCAGAGGTTAAAGGTCCACATGAGGACACATAACGGGGAGAAGCCCTACGTCTGCCCCGAGGCCGACTGTGGGAAGAAGTTTACAACAGCTGGCAACTTAAAGAACCACATGCGAATTCACACTG GAGAGAAACCATTTGTTTGTGAAGCCGGAAGCTGCGGGCGCTGTTTTACAGAATACTCCAGTCTTCGTAAACACATGGTCATACACTCAG CAAACTCTCAGGCCGACACTGGCGCGGCAAATGAGCCAGAGTTACCTGCTGGACTTCCGGTAGCTACACCTCCTGTGGCACTGCCATCAAGCCTGGAAGCACAGCCTTTGGTGTTACCGCACAGTATACTTGGAGCGGAGGAGG AAGTGTTACCTGAGAATTCTCCTTCAGTTTCTTGCACGGCAACCACAGCATCCGTCGTGGTTCTACCCCAGCCACATCATCTGGTTACCATAGCGACCGCAGGACATCCCTACGAGGAGGTGGTTACCGTGATCATACAGTGA
- the LOC144507301 gene encoding zinc finger protein 410-like isoform X1 — protein sequence MLSDELESRPELLVQFVQNTFIPLGKGFEEPEQGAVQSLPPSKASENALDKQAPASGNSSAPDPAVPIRAEAPDARSATAPSENADGSTPWYLRVQELAHDSLVAATRAELVKDSKGETTNNSDASSRKEDLTPDQPHAPPPSEKTLKCCYDGCSRTFLWHAHLKYHLKTHKNDRSFTCPKEGCGKSFYVLQRLKVHMRTHNGEKPYVCPEADCGKKFTTAGNLKNHMRIHTGEKPFVCEAGSCGRCFTEYSSLRKHMVIHSGEKPYRCSICSKTFSQSGSRNVHLRKYHNVLVPLSEQEEAAANSQADTGAANEPELPAGLPVATPPVALPSSLEAQPLVLPHSILGAEEEVLPENSPSVSCTATTASVVVLPQPHHLVTIATAGHPYEEVVTVIIQ from the exons ATGTTGTCAGATGAACTAGAATCCAGACCTGAA TTGCTGGTACAGTTTGTCCAGAATACCTTTATACCCTTAGGCAAAGGGTTCGAGGAGCCAGAACAGGGTGCTGTCCAAAGTCTGCCTCCGAGCAAAGCCAGTGAGAACGCGTTAGACAAGCAAGCCCCAGCCTCAG GTAATTCCTCTGCCCCTGACCCTGCGGTGCCAATTCGAGCTGAGGCACCTGATGCCAGGAGCGCAACTGCTCCCAGTGAAAACGCAGATGGGAGCACTCCGTGGTATCTCCGAGTACAGGAGTTGGCGCACGACAGTCTTGTAGCTGCAACCAGGGCAGAACTGGTGAAGGATTCCAAAG GAGAGACTACAAACAACAGTGACGCATCCAGCCGTAAAGAAGACCTGACACCTGACCAGCCGCACGCCCCTCCACCCAGCGAGAAGACCCTGAAGTGTTGTTACGATGGATGTAGCAGGACGTTCCTCTGGCACGCGCACCTGAAATATCACCTGAAAACACACAA GAACGATCGCTCCTTCACCTGTCCAAAGGAGGGATGCGGGAAGAGTTTCTACGTGCTTCAGAGGTTAAAGGTCCACATGAGGACACATAACGGGGAGAAGCCCTACGTCTGCCCCGAGGCCGACTGTGGGAAGAAGTTTACAACAGCTGGCAACTTAAAGAACCACATGCGAATTCACACTG GAGAGAAACCATTTGTTTGTGAAGCCGGAAGCTGCGGGCGCTGTTTTACAGAATACTCCAGTCTTCGTAAACACATGGTCATACACTCAG GTGAGAAGCCTTACCGGTGTAGTATCTGCAGCAAGACTTTCTCACAGAGCGGCAGCAGGAATGTTCACCTGCGGAAATACCACAATGTCCTCGTGCCGCTCAGCGAACAAGAAGAAGCCGCAG CAAACTCTCAGGCCGACACTGGCGCGGCAAATGAGCCAGAGTTACCTGCTGGACTTCCGGTAGCTACACCTCCTGTGGCACTGCCATCAAGCCTGGAAGCACAGCCTTTGGTGTTACCGCACAGTATACTTGGAGCGGAGGAGG AAGTGTTACCTGAGAATTCTCCTTCAGTTTCTTGCACGGCAACCACAGCATCCGTCGTGGTTCTACCCCAGCCACATCATCTGGTTACCATAGCGACCGCAGGACATCCCTACGAGGAGGTGGTTACCGTGATCATACAGTGA